The genomic segment CATGCCCGGAAGAAGATGTAGGATCAACCGTCGAGCTGGCATTTCACCCCGAGCACGACCAGACGACAAAAGTGCAAGGACAGGTAACCGACGCACACGACCCACCACTCATCGGTGCAGCAGATGACCGCTATCCCCGCGGCGGTGAGTCCTATGTGAAGGATTTCGAGCCATTGACATTGGGCACAATCCACCTGAACGCGGGCAAAGGTACCTTGACCTTGCGTGCCCTTGACGTACCCCATTCACAGGTGATGGACGTGCGGCGCGTGATGTTGACATTGAAGGAATAGTGAACGAGATAGACTCGATTAAAAACGGAACTTTACATTTTACTCAAGACTCTTGGAAGGCAACTTATCAGAGGCCACGTTAACAAGGAAATCCAAAAATGCTCACCCCAAATTGGAATATCCTTCCCAAAGAAACCATCCGGGAATTCGACGAAAAGGGCTGTTTAATCGTGCGCCGGGCACTCGATCAAAAAACAGTCGCACACTTGCTTGAAACATGCGACCGATTCATCGACAGCGACATAAAAACAAATCGACAAACGCGCGAGAATGGATACTACGATGGCTTTCGCAACTGCATCGCCTTAGACGACGCCTTTCTATCTCTCCTCACACATCCCAAAATCTTCCCCATGGTCGTGCAATTTCTCGGCGCGTATCTCCATCTCACCACCTCACACCTGATTTACAAACACCCCGACCCGCCCGGCACGCCCGATTTTGCCCGAGCGCCAAACTGGCATCGCGATTACGGTCGCCTCAACAACGACCTCCAGCACGCGGCTCCCCGGGGCATGCTCAAATGCGCTTATTATCTCACGGATCTCACCGAATCCAATGCGGGCGCCACACTCGTCGTGCCCGGCAGTAATCTATTGAGAGACCCCCTCGACATTCCCCCCAATGGCGATCCAGAAGGCGCATTCGAACCGCATCTCGAACCCGGCGACTGTCTCATCTTTGAAAACCGAACCTATCACGCCGGCGGTATCAACCTGTCCGACGAGACCCGCAAAGTCATCATGTTCGGTTATGGCTACAGATGGCTCGCGCCCATAGATTACCGCGTGCAGCCTCAATCGCTATTAGACAAACTCGATCCATTGGGCCAGTACCTCCTTGGCGAAACACTGGTCAAAACAGAAGAATATCAAACCAGCGGCGGTGAAACCCCGCTCAAACCCTGGTGCGAGCAAAACAACCTGCCCCTCGTCAGACCACCAGTCTGGCAAGAAGATCTGGCTCTTGCCTGATTATCGACCAAAATAAACAAAGGGTTAATAATGGGATTACTTAACGGTAAAGTAGCGATCATCACGGGTGGCGCGAGTGGCATTGGTCGCGCAACTGCTCGCCTCTTTGTCGAAGAAGGCGCACAAGTCATCATCGCAGACATCCAGGACGATAAAGGCCAGACTGTTGCAGAAGAACTCGGTCACAACGCCATCTTCCAGCACACCAATGTGAGACGGGAACCCGATATCAGAGCGATGATCAATCTCGCCGTCACGCATTTTGGACGCCTGGATTGCCTCTTTAACAACGCCGGATACGGCGGTGTAGCGGGACCTGTTGAAGAAACATCCATGCGGGGTTTTGACAAAACCGTAAGCATTCTCCTGCGCGGCGTCTTCATGGGCATCAAACACGCGGCTCCCGTGATGAAAAAACAGGGATCGGGCAGCATCATCAGCACGGGTTCTGTCGCGGGCCTTCGCACGGGCTATGGGCCGCATGTGTACAGCGCGTGTAAAGCCGCCGTCATACACCTCACCCGCACAACGGCAATGGAATTGGGACCTCACAACATCCGCGTCAACTGTATATGCCCGGGAGGCATTGCCACCCCCATATTTGCCCCGGCGCTGGACCTCACGCCCGAAGAATCTGACAAAGCCTATCAACTCATGACCGAAAAACTCGCTGGCGGACAGCCTATCCATCGCGCGGGTCAGCCCGAAGACATCGCACATGCAGCCCTCTATCTCGCCAGTGATCACGCCTCATTTGTCAACGGTCACGCCCTCGTCGTCGATGGCGGCCTCATCGGCGGCCAAAAATGGGACAGATCCTGGATCGCCCGAGAGGGGCTTACGTCTGATGAGGACATACGTGAAGAAGGAGAATAATATGAACCGCGTCTTAATCTCATTGGCCCTCATGCTCTTCATCGCTTGTGGCAGTGAACAAACCGGACCGGCAAAAACGACCATTGCCGTCATACCCAAAGGCACAACCCACGAATTCTGGAAATCGATTCACGCAGGCGCTGTCAAAGCGCAGCGCGAGTTAGACATAGAAATAATATGGAAAGGGCCACTCAAAGAAGACGACCGCGAAGACCAGATCGCACTGGTCGAAAACTTCATCTCTCGTGGCGTTTCGGGCATTGTACTCGCGCCCCTCGACGACACTGCCCTTCGCGTACCCGTCGCCAATGCCGTGCGCAACGGCATCCCGGTCGTCATTATCGACTCGGGGCTTCAAAGCGAGGACTTCGTCTCCTTTGTCGCCACCGACAATTATCGCGGAGGACGCCTCGCAGGTGCCGACATGGCCCAACGCCTGAACCAAAAGGGCAAAGTCATCATGCTGCGTTACCAGGAAGGCTCTGCCAGTACAATGAAACGTGAACAGGGATTTCTCGACGCAATTGGCGAGCATTCAGACATCGAAATCGCCTCATCAAATCAACACGGCGGTGCCACCACTGAAAGCGCGTATCAGGCCAGCGAAAACTTGCTCGCGCCCTTGAAAGACGCAAACGGCAAACTCACCATCCAGGGCATCTTCTGCCCCAACGAATCCACCACATTTGGCATGCTGCGCGCCCTGCAAGACGCGGGCCTCGCCGGCAGTGTCATATTCATCGGCTTTGACAGTTCGGAAAAACTCGTCGAAGCCCTCGAAAACGATCAGATCCACGGGCTTGTACTGCAAAATCCCTTTAGAATGGGCTACCTTGGCGTCAAAACCATAGTAGCACACCTCCAAAATCAACCCGTTGAAAAGCGCGTTGATACCGGCGTTGCCCTCGTCACCAAAGACAACATGAACGACCCAGACATCAAAGACGTATTAACGCCAGACCTGGATAAATGGCTAAAATAAATGGAGTAAAAATAGTGCAGAAACTCTGCCGAATTGCGCTAATTATCACCGCCACCCCTTCAATTGCCCTATCGCAGACCTTACCCAACCTGACTGCGCTAAGCGAAACGATTAAGCCACAGGTATCTTCAATTCGGTTACTCAACTTTATCCAGCCATTCACAA from the Gemmatimonadota bacterium genome contains:
- a CDS encoding phytanoyl-CoA dioxygenase family protein translates to MLTPNWNILPKETIREFDEKGCLIVRRALDQKTVAHLLETCDRFIDSDIKTNRQTRENGYYDGFRNCIALDDAFLSLLTHPKIFPMVVQFLGAYLHLTTSHLIYKHPDPPGTPDFARAPNWHRDYGRLNNDLQHAAPRGMLKCAYYLTDLTESNAGATLVVPGSNLLRDPLDIPPNGDPEGAFEPHLEPGDCLIFENRTYHAGGINLSDETRKVIMFGYGYRWLAPIDYRVQPQSLLDKLDPLGQYLLGETLVKTEEYQTSGGETPLKPWCEQNNLPLVRPPVWQEDLALA
- a CDS encoding glucose 1-dehydrogenase — its product is MGLLNGKVAIITGGASGIGRATARLFVEEGAQVIIADIQDDKGQTVAEELGHNAIFQHTNVRREPDIRAMINLAVTHFGRLDCLFNNAGYGGVAGPVEETSMRGFDKTVSILLRGVFMGIKHAAPVMKKQGSGSIISTGSVAGLRTGYGPHVYSACKAAVIHLTRTTAMELGPHNIRVNCICPGGIATPIFAPALDLTPEESDKAYQLMTEKLAGGQPIHRAGQPEDIAHAALYLASDHASFVNGHALVVDGGLIGGQKWDRSWIAREGLTSDEDIREEGE
- a CDS encoding ABC transporter substrate-binding protein; translation: MRTYVKKENNMNRVLISLALMLFIACGSEQTGPAKTTIAVIPKGTTHEFWKSIHAGAVKAQRELDIEIIWKGPLKEDDREDQIALVENFISRGVSGIVLAPLDDTALRVPVANAVRNGIPVVIIDSGLQSEDFVSFVATDNYRGGRLAGADMAQRLNQKGKVIMLRYQEGSASTMKREQGFLDAIGEHSDIEIASSNQHGGATTESAYQASENLLAPLKDANGKLTIQGIFCPNESTTFGMLRALQDAGLAGSVIFIGFDSSEKLVEALENDQIHGLVLQNPFRMGYLGVKTIVAHLQNQPVEKRVDTGVALVTKDNMNDPDIKDVLTPDLDKWLK